The following are encoded together in the Poseidonibacter lekithochrous genome:
- a CDS encoding GNAT family N-acetyltransferase, whose amino-acid sequence MKLKIAEVSDIDGILKLHNKYQIDSIKEEDKKDGFVTTAFSQEELKNIIVQEQGIFIAIQDDEVMGYVMSASWQYWSKWPMFAFMIEELPKLEYLGQTLRIGNSYQYGPVCIDKRVRGTGLLEQLFDFALESMSQKYPILVTFVNKVNVRSYEAHKRKLGLEVIQEFEYNNNQYYEFVYDTSKRVLN is encoded by the coding sequence ATGAAATTAAAAATAGCAGAAGTCAGCGATATTGATGGTATTTTAAAATTACACAATAAATATCAAATAGATTCGATAAAAGAAGAAGACAAAAAAGACGGTTTTGTAACTACAGCTTTTAGTCAAGAAGAATTAAAAAATATTATTGTACAAGAACAAGGGATTTTCATAGCTATCCAAGATGATGAAGTTATGGGATATGTAATGTCAGCATCATGGCAATACTGGTCAAAATGGCCAATGTTTGCTTTTATGATTGAAGAGTTACCAAAACTTGAATATCTAGGGCAAACACTAAGAATTGGCAACTCATACCAATATGGTCCAGTTTGTATTGATAAAAGAGTTAGAGGGACTGGTTTATTAGAGCAGTTATTTGATTTTGCACTAGAGTCAATGAGCCAAAAATATCCAATCTTAGTAACATTTGTAAATAAAGTAAATGTACGTTCTTACGAAGCACACAAAAGAAAATTAGGTCTTGAAGTAATTCAAGAATTTGAATACAATAACAACCAATATTACGAGTTCGTTTATGATACATCAAAGCGAGTACTAAACTAA
- a CDS encoding AraC family transcriptional regulator, whose translation MSDIFYVNNKFNKVTLNPHFHEEYTISLVYKGMHLFSNEKDTYNVEAGMIQVLNPYEFHQTKDSSWAHLNIMPTIKQMNTIASQMLQKEINSQILINTMIKDQKATNLFYSLFTSLDSIYNNRLSIDSKVVEFLEYILKYHSSLKAEEIVNIDINKNKLSLGLEYINSNITNDNLSLDEISNNIGLSKYHFLREFKKETGVTPNQYIQIKKVNKVRSFLKTDASLSSIAYECGFTDQSHMIKVFKRFIGYTPKQFKNTSPIKF comes from the coding sequence ATGTCAGATATATTCTATGTGAATAATAAATTTAATAAAGTAACATTAAATCCTCATTTTCACGAAGAATATACTATTAGTTTAGTGTACAAAGGTATGCATCTTTTTTCTAATGAAAAAGATACATACAATGTGGAAGCTGGAATGATTCAAGTTTTAAATCCTTATGAATTCCATCAAACAAAAGATAGTTCATGGGCACATTTAAATATTATGCCAACAATAAAACAAATGAATACTATAGCCTCACAAATGCTTCAAAAAGAGATAAACTCGCAAATTCTTATAAACACTATGATAAAAGACCAAAAGGCTACAAATCTATTCTATTCACTTTTTACAAGCCTTGATTCTATATACAATAACCGATTGTCAATTGATAGTAAAGTTGTAGAGTTTTTAGAGTATATATTGAAATATCACTCATCATTAAAAGCAGAAGAAATAGTAAATATTGATATAAATAAAAATAAATTATCATTAGGATTAGAGTATATAAATTCTAATATCACAAATGACAATTTATCTTTAGATGAGATTTCTAACAATATAGGTTTATCTAAATATCACTTTTTAAGAGAGTTTAAAAAAGAAACAGGAGTAACTCCTAATCAATATATTCAAATAAAAAAAGTGAATAAAGTAAGAAGTTTTTTAAAAACAGATGCTTCCCTATCAAGTATTGCTTATGAGTGTGGGTTTACTGATCAATCCCATATGATAAAAGTATTTAAAAGATTTATAGGTTATACTCCCAAACAGTTTAAGAATACTTCTCCTATAAAATTCTAA
- a CDS encoding divergent polysaccharide deacetylase family protein, with translation MPKKTRKKSTQKHSKKKQNISKSKLINIFLLIFLFAFIATATSYFIMKNESSNKSVTNNILTSKPDPQVQKKIEQLKEFQKKKLDGYFDITDSPKDAFEEYTEEYNKDYIEKTENKITPPSQKKKEEIKKETAKTVVKKEEKQTTKNEQKKESLASADNKATYKYDKNTKAKIIIMIDDVSTQRQKREILKLGYKVNLSILPPTKGHPNSAKIAQDLPFYLIHLPLQASSRFKGAEVGTLQITDSYEKIEKRVKQLRAWYPKALYTNNHTGSVFTQDYESMDKLFRALKKYNFIFVDSRTTAKSQAKIMAQKYNMPYIVRNTFMDNKKDFNYIQNQLKKAIKIAKKNGYAIAIGHPYAITMKVLRESKHLLKGLEPIYVSELPYLK, from the coding sequence ATGCCTAAAAAAACAAGAAAAAAATCAACTCAAAAACATTCTAAGAAAAAACAAAATATCTCTAAATCAAAATTAATAAATATCTTTTTACTAATATTTCTATTTGCATTTATAGCTACTGCAACTAGCTATTTTATTATGAAAAATGAAAGTTCAAATAAAAGTGTTACAAATAATATTCTAACATCCAAGCCAGATCCACAAGTTCAAAAGAAAATTGAACAGTTAAAAGAGTTTCAAAAAAAGAAACTAGATGGATACTTTGATATTACAGATTCTCCAAAAGATGCTTTTGAAGAGTATACAGAAGAGTATAATAAAGACTATATAGAAAAAACTGAAAATAAAATAACTCCTCCAAGTCAAAAGAAAAAAGAAGAAATAAAAAAAGAGACTGCAAAAACTGTAGTAAAAAAAGAAGAAAAGCAAACTACAAAAAATGAGCAAAAAAAAGAATCTCTAGCATCAGCTGATAATAAAGCTACATATAAATATGATAAAAATACTAAAGCAAAAATCATAATTATGATTGATGATGTTAGTACTCAAAGGCAAAAAAGAGAGATTTTAAAACTTGGATATAAAGTAAATCTATCTATTTTACCTCCTACAAAAGGACATCCAAACTCTGCAAAAATTGCACAAGATTTACCATTTTATCTTATTCACCTTCCATTACAAGCATCTTCTAGATTCAAAGGTGCGGAAGTAGGAACGCTACAAATCACTGACTCTTATGAGAAGATAGAAAAAAGAGTTAAACAATTAAGAGCTTGGTATCCAAAAGCTCTTTATACAAATAATCATACGGGTTCAGTATTTACACAGGATTATGAATCTATGGATAAATTATTCAGAGCTTTAAAGAAATATAACTTTATTTTCGTAGATAGTAGAACAACTGCTAAATCACAAGCAAAAATTATGGCCCAGAAATATAATATGCCATATATTGTAAGAAATACTTTTATGGATAATAAAAAAGATTTTAACTATATTCAAAACCAATTAAAAAAAGCAATCAAAATTGCTAAAAAAAATGGTTATGCAATAGCTATTGGTCATCCATATGCTATTACTATGAAAGTATTAAGAGAATCTAAACACCTTCTAAAAGGTTTAGAACCTATTTATGTAAGTGAGCTTCCATACCTTAAATAG
- a CDS encoding DNA-processing protein DprA: MISQITYTIDELSSMKKYPKELFYIGNTKLLEKQKVSIVGTRRPNAYTKEFTHKLSQKLSQANICIVSGAAMGVDAISHKAANTDNTIAVVANGLDIRYPSINKNLIKDIESNGLMLSAYKEGEKARAYTFVLRNEIVVALGDILIVSEADIKSGSLTSVQYALDMGKKVYTLPHRLNESLGTQELVRKGLIEPIYDIDKFVNDLSPKDLNQSPIIQDEFLSFCSSSPLYDEAVLKYSDKVFEYELLGKIEIKNGKIFVL, from the coding sequence ATGATATCTCAAATAACTTATACTATTGATGAACTATCATCAATGAAAAAATACCCTAAAGAGCTTTTTTATATTGGAAATACAAAACTACTAGAGAAACAAAAAGTTTCAATAGTAGGAACACGTCGTCCAAATGCCTATACCAAAGAGTTTACACATAAACTATCACAAAAATTATCTCAAGCAAATATATGTATAGTAAGTGGTGCAGCTATGGGTGTAGATGCTATCTCACATAAAGCAGCAAATACAGATAATACAATAGCAGTTGTTGCAAATGGTTTGGATATTAGATATCCAAGTATCAATAAAAATCTTATCAAAGATATTGAAAGTAATGGTTTAATGTTATCAGCATACAAAGAAGGTGAAAAAGCAAGAGCTTATACTTTTGTTCTTAGAAATGAAATAGTTGTAGCTTTAGGTGATATTTTGATTGTAAGCGAAGCAGATATAAAATCAGGAAGTTTAACTTCTGTTCAATATGCTCTTGATATGGGCAAAAAAGTTTATACCCTACCTCATAGATTAAATGAGAGTTTAGGCACACAAGAGCTAGTTAGAAAAGGTTTAATTGAACCTATATATGATATTGATAAGTTTGTTAATGACCTTTCACCAAAAGATCTTAATCAAAGTCCTATTATTCAAGATGAATTCTTAAGTTTTTGTTCTTCCTCACCATTATATGATGAAGCAGTTCTTAAATATAGTGATAAAGTATTTGAATATGAACTACTGGGAAAAATAGAGATTAAAAATGGAAAGATATTTGTTTTATAA